A window of the Cicer arietinum cultivar CDC Frontier isolate Library 1 chromosome 6, Cicar.CDCFrontier_v2.0, whole genome shotgun sequence genome harbors these coding sequences:
- the LOC101512195 gene encoding uncharacterized protein At2g37660, chloroplastic-like, whose translation MAGSSSQITVLVTGAGGRTGQIVYKKLKEKRDQYIARGLVRTEESKQKIGGADDIFIGDIKDAESIVPAIQGIDALIILSSAVPQMKPGFDPTKGGRPEFYFDDGAYPEQVDWIGQKNQIDAAKAAGVKHIVLVGSMGGTNPNHPLNSLGNGNILVWKRKAEEYLANSGVPYTIIRPGGLLDKDGGLREFIVGKDDELLKTETKTIPRADVAEVCVQVLNYEETKFKAFDLASKPEDAGAPTKDFKALFSQITSRF comes from the exons ATGGCGGGTTCTTCATCCCAAATTACTGTCCTCGTTACCGGAGCTGGTGGTCGCACAG GACAAATTGtgtacaaaaaattaaaagagaagcGAGACCAATATATCGCCAGAGGTCTAGTTAGAACAGAAGAAAGCAAACAGAAAATTGGCGGTGCAGATGATATTTTCATTGGGGATATCAAAGATGCCGAAAGTATCGTTCCTGCAATACAAGGTATAGATGCTCTCATAATTCTCAGCAGTGCAGTCCCACAAATGAAACCTGGGTTTGATCCAACCAAAGGTGGAAGGCCTgagttttattttgatgatgGTGCATATCCTGAACAG GTTGATTGGATTGGACAGAAAAATCAAATTGATGCTG CTAAGGCTGCAGGAGTGAAGCATATTGTGTTGGTTGGGTCTATGGGTGGAACAAACCCTAACCATCCTTTGAACAGTTTGGGAAATGGAAATATATTG GTTTGGAAAAGAAAAGCTGAAGAATATCTCGCCAATTCGGGTGTTCCATACACGATCATAAG ACCTGGTGGCTTGCTTGATAAAGATGGAGGTCTTCGGGAATTCATTGTAGGGAAGGACGATGAACTTCTCAAGACTGAAACCAAAACTATACCTAGAGCTGATGTTGCAGAGGTCTGCGTTCAG GTACTTAATTATGAGGAGACTAAATTCAAGGCATTTGACTTGGCATCAAAACCTGAGGATGCAGGTGCACCAACAAAGGACTTCAAGGCTTTGTTTTCCCAAATCACTTCTCgtttttga